In Besnoitia besnoiti strain Bb-Ger1 chromosome I, whole genome shotgun sequence, the genomic window GAGGCGCACGACAGGAGCTTTGCAAACTGCACCCGCTCTAGCAAAGACTTTAAGCACGCGAAAGAAGTTTTTCGAGCGGCGGGGTTCGGATCCATGCAGCAGTAGCACAGTCAGTGAGTCTACTGGTTTCTGCGCCTATCAGAGGGGCGACACAGAGATGTATATGActacatacatatagatatacatgcatgcatatacttaCATACATATGGGGCTATAGCTGTGTGGTTACGCAGGCGGGATTGCGCACACGGTATGGGTCAAGGCTCCGCCCACGTTAGAAGAAACGACAGATACGCaagcgtgcatgcatgttcACTGACTCACAGCTACGTACACGGGCTACGAGGCGATAAAGCGGCGAAGGGCGCAGGAGGCTTCTGTATTGAGAAGAGCGCCTaccagcgagaggcggacaTTCGGTTTTGGTGCGAGCGACAGGCGCTCCAAACTCTGCAGTGAAATCCTCTCTGCTCAACCGGCTTAAAGCCTGAACCCGCTGCACTGTCTGCACGTCGACCTCTTCCACTGAGGGGAACGCCGCGCAGATGTGAGGGAAACCCAGGCTGTTTTGGCTGCCTTCGGTCCCCGTAAGGAACAACCCGAATACAAGCCGCTGCCCGGAGATGATTTTGCGCTTCAAAAATGTCGCGCACGCGGTCATAATTTcctgcgaggaggaggcggaaagcagagaaaacagCGGCAGCGCATATTGCGGTCGCCAAACACTGAAGACCCACACACCCGTTCGGTCACGCcgtatatagatatatatactacagatatagatagatatacagatatatatatatatatatatatatatatacgcagaAAGGGTACGCGAAGGTGCCCAGCGAGTATCTATCGAACGCGCAGTGGGGTTGCACGCGCGCcaacgcgcgaggcagaggcacatGCGGCATCGCTCCGCGAGAGTCGCGggccagcagctgcagccgctgaggTGTCCAAGTTGCTGTGCTCTCTCTCCGTGCAAGGGACCTGccccccctttccccccGCGGGAGACTGCTTACGGTCCACGGAGtcgtttcgttttcttcttgcgTCTGTGTGAAGCCGACAGACTCGCtttcgcccgcggccgcttccTGCTTGGCGTGCGTTTTGCGCGGGTGGAAGAGATCCTCGGGCACTGCGCTGCAGTCCACCGCCCAGATGATGATTTCTTCGCGAGACGCGAGCAGCCGACGCTGcttgcctcctcgcgcgtccgcgtcttcctcgtcatCTTGaaaggcggccgcgggtgctgtgccgcgcggcgaggcctcggAGGCTGGCGCGTGCGCTTCTGAACAAGCAAGGGAGAAATGCAGCGGACACGGAGCTCTGAGCAGAGCCGACAGACGACGTCCACGGCTCACGCGGAGCAGACATCGCCAGCGCTGCCCGCCCGGCGACtcgagacgcggcgacgtTCTCTGCTCAGGAAGAGACGCTTGGGCAGACACCTcttcgcgggcgaggcaaacacacacacacaagaACCGGGCGTGGAAGCAGAAGAGATCCGCGAGTGAACTGCAGCGGGGATGGGTGGCTCCTTGGGGATTCGGAAGACATTCCGATGCCGTCGTGATGACGGTatttttctcgttttcctGAGGAGtggggcgccggcgcagacacTCACCGCGGGTGAAAAACGCGTCGGAAAAGAAGAgatcgtcgtcgctctcctcacTCTCAGAGCCCTCTTCGAAGAGGAACCGagcggcgaccgcagcgtCAAACGCCATTGTAAAGATGTGCGAAGGTCATGAAGAAAAAGGACCAAAAATCGCAACAGAAGAGACGCAAATGAGAGCGCTGCAGCCAGAGAACGGGGCAGATTTCCAAGACGGACGACGCGAATCACGGGAAGACCAGAaacgggggggggagggggtcACGAGGTCGCCGCAGCCCAGCAGATctcgcgaggagagagactcgGGACGAGGTGAGGATGAAGGGAAAACGAGAAGACTGGCAAAGAACGACGGAGGTGCAGACGAAGGAGGGAAGAGGGGGAAGGGAACTGGACAACCCACGAAACCCGTCAGGGGGAGAGAAAAGTGGAAGTGGAGATGTCAAAAGGCTACACCCAAGCCTCCAGGCGGTAGAAGAGGGCACACGGGGCCTCCAAGAAAGCAGAGGAGCCGAGCAGAAAATCGATCCCCTGTGGACAGTTGCTGCCGTCAAGACAAAAACAAGCGACTACAGATGACATAGAGAAATAAGACCGACGAGAGCAAGCCTGCAGACTCAAGACTAGAGATCCAGTGCTATCTCGAGGGGACGCGAGCTTGAGATTATGGAGACAGAGCGCCAACGAGGCCAAGCATGAACCCGATGAACACCATACACGCAAATTAAGCTGCCTGCAGATGACAGACCACAATCTGCATTCCCAGTCGTGTGTGTCTTGTCATTCTTCGCTCCTGGGCGTCTGTTTTAATTTTTCTTAGCTGTTCTGGGCCGTGTGCTTCTGGCGCATGCATTGCGTAGAAAAATCGCGtggcacgcgcggcggctaTTGTGTCTGTACGACCCAtattttttcgttttttgtcTTTCCCGCGTTTTGGAAATGAATAAAGAGCTCGAGGAGAGCCACTTAAATGTCTCGACTCCCTCACTTCTGCGTGCGTCTAGAGCATTCGGGGTACGGCGCCGGCCAGCCGCGGTCGAGGAGACAGCTCGCAGATCGTCTGCTTCCTTGCTCAGGCAGCTTGGCAGCCAGGAGATGCAGTAACTCTTCGCGGTTTCACTGCATCCGACTGGCAGAACGACGCGTTTGCTCTAGTCAGTTGGCGAGTCTTCTTTCACTCAAGGGACAGCTTCGGCAGATGGAcccttttctcttttcgaGCTTGTCTTCGCGGCTACGCGTCCGCGTGTCTTCACTTTCGCCTGATCTGTTTCGCTgccaggcgccgagggcgcatctccgcgcgagcagctTGCAGAGCTGACTTTCTCATAGTGCTCTTCAGCTGTGCCTGCTTTTCCCCCCGGCTGAGGCCTGAGGATGTTCACTCTCAAAACGTAGATGAAGCAAGGCGCATTTTTCTCTCGAGCCACGACCGCCGcaaggcagcgcgcgaggcccttTCCTCGAAACATGTGTGGACGCGCCGTTGGCAGCCGTGGATTCTGAGCTCCGCAATCTTTGCATagtcttttctttctttcgcGGTGCGGAGTTCTTTGTTTCCCCTCGCCCGGTCGTCTGGCTGCCGCGTCCTCATCTTGGTCCTGCcggctgctgccttctctcgTCGCGCCAAAACCGTTTTTGTCCTTGCcaagcttcttcttcgcgtgtTTCCAGggttctctttctctgcccTCAACGCGGATGAGTCTTCGTCTGTAGGGGCGACTTTGAAGGATCCCGAGAAggctttctctctgctctaTCGGCGTAGCCTTGCCCAGGTCTCTCCGTCTCCCGTGTTCTGCCGCTGGGGctccggcgcccgctgcacgCTTTGTCTCCTCGACACTCTCCTGCCCTTCGTTGCGGCTTCACTTTCAgtctgcctcgcgtcctccgctgcaTCTGCAGCCTGTAGATCGTTtcgtgtcgccttcgcgtgaGTCGTGTCTCCATGCTGGCGCCCGCTTCCTTCCCAGGCTTCGTCGTGCGACACAGCTCccgtctgcgaggcgcccaTTCGTCCCTTCTTCACTCCACGCTTTCTCTCGCTTTCTAGCGCCTCCTATCACTTTTCCTCTGCTTTTTCGTGTTTCCTCCTTGCCatttcttccttcttctggcTTCCTCATGCCTCGTTCTGCCGGCCGCGAtgtcgacggcgagcggcttCGTGCCGTCCCTGCTTGGGGTCTtggagggcctcgcggcggcgctgcagcatcaGCACcggagcgcgggcgcggcatcggaccggcgcgcctcgcagacgaCGACCGCAGACGTCTCCGCGATGCTCAAGCACCTccacgccttcctcctcacgAATATCTTCACTCCCGCGCTCATTGCCGATGCGTCGCATAACGCGAGTGTAAGCGACAGGACATGCGGAGGCCGAAGCGAGGCGCAAAGCAGAGGATTAacgagagggagggggaCGTAGCTGCCGGCAGACGGAGGCAGAGACCGGGAGTGTGTTATGAGAGAGAAGGTCCGCATGCTCAAGACACCAGAGAGGTGCTGGCGCAAAAAGGAGACAGACTTGCGTATGCGGATGAGGCGAAGACAGAGCCGGAGCAGAGGCAGAACAGAACCAAtgcgcgaagaaaaaagcgGCAGGAAAAGCGGGATATGGGACTCCCTTGCGGGAGATTCATTCTGGTTTCGTACGAGCACCCCCTCGCGCCTTCAGCTGGCGCCAGGCCAGAATTACATTTGGAGAAACGAAGGCGGACTCGGGACAGCAGGCAGGCTCAGATGTCTGTTTCGCAGCAGCGTTGTGCCTCCGTAGGCCGAGTGGGCGGTCGACTGATTGCCGTCGTTATCTTGGCGCGCCTGTGGACTGCGGGGGGCTCGTTGTGAAGCCTGTGCCTCTCTCCATTCGCTTTTTGTCTTCCTGTCTGCTTTTGAATGCTTTCGCAGGCGGCTTATCTCCGCTGTCTCATCCACCGTGTCCAGCTCGATCTCTACGCGTTGCTGGTCAGTAGCGCCGAGTTCGCTAGTCTCTCTACGCGCCTTCTGGCTTCGATGCTTATCAAGCTGCTTGCGTCcatctctccttcttctccgcctcgtcttttCTCGACTTCTTCAACTGCCCTCCCAGCCGGGGCCACGCGGCTGCCACCGTacccgccggcgtcggcctCCAGAGCCTTTTCAGACCGtcttttctccgcctctgcgctgacCCAACTGTCGCCGCTCGTTGTCTTTGATGTCGAGATCGAGGGCCAACGCGCGGTGAGGCCTCGGCCCGGGGATGCGGCCGAGCCCTTGCGGGGTGTCCCTGGAGCCTTGGGCTCCACCGGCGCGGTCGGACTGTCTCCGGCGTCCGGGGGGGGGCCGGGGCCGTCGTTGCCCCAGGCCTTCGGCCAGCTTCCAGCGTTTTTCTTCACGACGTTCGGGGGCAACATGGCGCTCTACAGTCCGCACCAGCTGCGGTCATTCCTGTTTCTGCTCGCTGAGTTGAAGCCGGCAGATCTCCTGGTCGCGAACGCGCAGAACTTCGTGGCGTGGTTGaccttctcgcctgcggatGCCGTAGAGGACGCGTCTTTGGGGCCCGgggcggagcggcggcgcgggttGGGCTCGGCCTTAGCTGGCCTGGTGCCTGGAGACCTcaacgaagaggaagacgatgaGGATGACAGCTACCTCTACGGCGAGGGAGAGTTGCAGGCAGGAAGcaaaggcggcggagcccacCGCGCGCAGCTTTTGCAGAAGCTCGCACAGGGGGAAAACGGCGAGGCACAGAGCACGCGGTACACGTTATTTAAACTGTCGTCTGGCGCAGGTTCGTCGGCTTTCTCGGCGATTTCCACGCGGCATCGgccttcctctttttctgcatCTCGGTCCGGTCCGGACTCCTCCTCAGCGGGgctggcggctcctgcgtcgtcttcctcttctatCTTGACCTCGCTGTTTCCGTCCTCTACAGCTGCTCCCTTCGATGCCCTGCAAGGCGGgagtcgcgcgccggcgtctgcgttctgtgcgtcttcagcggcgcctgACGGTCAGTCTGTCTTCGGTCTCGGAGGCaaagccgcagcgcgagcgccggacTCGAAGGAACCAGaccttctgcgtctttcgTCGCCCCAACTGGCGCGAGAAGCAATCAATCGtgggccgctgcgcgcctccacgtccTCGCCagtggcggcgtctgcagcggcatCGCCTGCGAATCCTGCCGCGGGCAAAGGATTCTTCATTTTTCCGCCGCCAGTGGGCTACGACggcccgcgcgcgaaggccctcgtggcgtcctcctcttccgcgtcgcgcacgcccccggtgccgcctctcgcgctgcggcagctctctctctcctgtctccttgTTCTGCTAGAGCGCTGTTTCTGCTCGTCGGAAGacgtcttctccgtcgccggcAGGCACCGCGATattctctgcgcgcctcgagacgaagaagaaagcgagtgCGCGCTCGGGCGAGGCGAATGCAGTCACCTGTCGCGAGCCGAggacgggcgcgcgggcgtgcCGCCGGACTGCCTTCCTGGCGCGCAGTCCGCGTTCTCACAGGGACAAGAGACTGCCGGGGAAGCAGGGGGTGCTCGCCGTTGTATGTACACCTCAGGGGTAGAGCGTGGAGACtgggaaggcgacgccgacgcgagccctgcgccgcgcgcgttgGATCTCAGTGCAGGCCcagcgctggcgcggcgccgccgatgcCAAAAAGACTGGTGGTTCCTCACGCTCAGGCGCCTCATCAGAAGAGTCGAAAACTGGGGGATTCGCCTGCTCCTGaacgcgcagcgagacgcgcagcgccaagAAGACGAGGGCCGCTGGAGTCTCCTCAAGAACCTGTGGCGCGGCGACAAACCGAAGGTCGTCCTGGAGGCGGACGGGAAGCCCAGCCGGTAGGCAGTCCCGTGCAGGGAGAAAGCACCAGGGCGCTTGGACCGCCTTCGGGGTTCCTCAGTGAATGCTGAACCACCCCTCAAGGATAAAAGACTAAGCGGTGGAATGACTCGGGGGCGGTGCACTCGCCCTCACAGTCGAACGATCTTTCAGCGTTGCAGCAGCCGATAAGGCGCCAAAAGACTCCGATCATGGTGCCAGGAAGCGCAACGACTGTTCTCTAGCGTGTGCCTCGTTTTTTAATGAGCTGTGAATTCTGAGGCGTCACGTCCTCCGTGGGATCCGCCGGCTCACTAGCGGATTCTCGGTTTCATGATACTTTTGTGATCTTCCAGTCGTGTGACGTGTGCAAAACTGGAACCTGCGCGCCTGGTCGAGTCACTGTTTCCTATGCGCATGCGCTTTATATCTCCGTGCAGCCTAGACGGCTGGGCGCGAGCGTGTGGCGGCATGATCTTACTTGCAGTCTAGCGACTCAGCCTggtgcagcgcgcgcctctgtgaTTTCCTTTACGCAGGGAGATGTTCACCTGCTTGTGCGTCGTCGAGGACTTCTCGGATGAACAGCAGATGAGCATTcacttcttctccgctctctaCGCATGGCTCGTCACCATCTACCACCGTCAGATCACGCTGCAAAGGTATGCCTCGCCCTACCCCCAAACCCTCATGCAGGGCCCTTTTCTGTGCGCGTGACGCGGTGGGAATGcgccttttctgcgtctctaTGCAGTTCCTCTCGTGTGCATATATTTACTTTGCAttcagatatatacatacgtactGTTCAtgcgtatatgcataggcatatgcatatatatttatgtacatatatgccTAGGATACGGTCGATGTGAAAACCTGTGCGGCTGCACGGCCCTGTCTACCTGTCGCGGCATCTCCGTGCGGAAGGAGActctcgctgcgcacgcTGTGCTCCACTTTCTCCACCGCAAGGTCGCGTACCCTCCACAGAGTGCTTTGGGTTCTTGATTCGTTTTCCAGGCAGAAGCAAatcggcgaggaggcggtcTTCAAGCTCGTTCACTTTGGCTTCCTCCCGCGCTCGGCGCTAGCGCCCCCGGCGACCCCCGCATATGCGGCCGTGCCCCCCCGTTCCCGCGAATCAGTCTCTCCCAGCAttcgctctgcgcgcttcagcgcggctcgcgaagacgcggagatcgaggagggggaagaagacgcagaggaggagagcgagggcgacgacgagcggcgGGAGGGCGCAGGGGCGATTGAGGCCGGGCACGACGCCAAGGACGTCCAGGACATGGTGCAGCGTCTGCTGGAAATCACAAAGAGCTTCGATGCCGAGAGAGGCGTCCTGGCGCGGATGCACacggccgaggcggcgccagacGGGCCAGAAGGCGTGCCAGAGCGAGAGGCGTCTGGTAAGAGCCAGACGATCGAGCCCGACGGAGACCCGAGAGGCCCTGCGGACTGGGGACGCCCGTCACCCTCGCACGAACCGTACCTCGATCGGCGgctggaggcgggcgcggagcctcGAGACCTCGCGCGCGATTTCGTAGCAtcgactcgcgcggcgtctgctgtgcCCCCCCCCAACGCGCCGCGGTGCCGATCGCTGTCACCGTGTTTCGCATCGTGTCACTCTGCTACGTCGTCCTactcctcctctgcttccggTCTTCCCTCAGTCTCGAAGTCCGTGTCCTCGTCCGTTGCAGCCTCTGTTGCTGAGGCCGCGGTGTCGAcgtgcgtcgcgcctcgcgcccctgCCTCCATTCAGCTGAACCGGCGCTTTCTCTCCGCGCTTGCGACTTactgtctgcgtcttctggcGCAGGTTGAACGCCAACAGAACCTGTATttccagcagctgctgcagctgcgcgagcgcgctgagaaggccgcggcggcgtccgcgctggGCGGgtcgtcgctgcagccgtgGAGCTTCCTGGCTcggccggcggcctcgaaaagccggaagagagagaaaagaggcgCGGAattcctcgcgcgtctgctgaccgcagcaggcgcggagaacgacgacgagcgccaAGAACTTCgttccgcgtcgctcttcgcccgcgcggcgctgagcgCAGGCCTCGGGAGGGGAGGGGCGCTTGCGGGAACAGAGGGgtgggcggaggcgacgtcgGGTGGGAAGGGCGAGCGCGTGAACGGCAGGGGCGGTCAGACACGGAGTCCCTTCACCGACGGAGTGGTGAAAGTCGGCGGCAGCCAGTACTGGAGCCTGGGGCAGCACGCGGCCATTCCCGAATCCGTGTGGGAGCTGCAGATGGCTGATgccgtcggcgcggaggccatGCGAATCCTAGatctcgtctgccgcgcggacgcagaaTACGTCTCCGCGGTCTTCCCGGCAATCAAACGCGTGAGAACCCAGCGGGACCGTGCGG contains:
- a CDS encoding hypothetical protein (encoded by transcript BESB_005260) — its product is MSTASGFVPSLLGVLEGLAAALQHQHRSAGAASDRRASQTTTADVSAMLKHLHAFLLTNIFTPALIADASHNASAAYLRCLIHRVQLDLYALLVSSAEFASLSTRLLASMLIKLLASISPSSPPRLFSTSSTALPAGATRLPPYPPASASRAFSDRLFSASALTQLSPLVVFDVEIEGQRAVRPRPGDAAEPLRGVPGALGSTGAVGLSPASGGGPGPSLPQAFGQLPAFFFTTFGGNMALYSPHQLRSFLFLLAELKPADLLVANAQNFVAWLTFSPADAVEDASLGPGAERRRGLGSALAGLVPGDLNEEEDDEDDSYLYGEGELQAGSKGGGAHRAQLLQKLAQGENGEAQSTRYTLFKLSSGAGSSAFSAISTRHRPSSFSASRSGPDSSSAGLAAPASSSSSILTSLFPSSTAAPFDALQGGSRAPASAFCASSAAPDGQSVFGLGGKAAARAPDSKEPDLLRLSSPQLAREAINRGPLRASTSSPVAASAAASPANPAAGKGFFIFPPPVGYDGPRAKALVASSSSASRTPPVPPLALRQLSLSCLLVLLERCFCSSEDVFSVAGRHRDILCAPRDEEESECALGRGECSHLSRAEDGRAGVPPDCLPGAQSAFSQGQETAGEAGGARRCMYTSGVERGDWEGDADASPAPRALDLSAGPALARRRRCQKDWWFLTLRRLIRRVENWGIRLLLNAQRDAQRQEDEGRWSLLKNLWRGDKPKVVLEADGKPSREMFTCLCVVEDFSDEQQMSIHFFSALYAWLVTIYHRQITLQRQKQIGEEAVFKLVHFGFLPRSALAPPATPAYAAVPPRSRESVSPSIRSARFSAAREDAEIEEGEEDAEEESEGDDERREGAGAIEAGHDAKDVQDMVQRLLEITKSFDAERGVLARMHTAEAAPDGPEGVPEREASGKSQTIEPDGDPRGPADWGRPSPSHEPYLDRRLEAGAEPRDLARDFVASTRAASAVPPPNAPRCRSLSPCFASCHSATSSYSSSASGLPSVSKSVSSSVAASVAEAAVSTCVAPRAPASIQLNRRFLSALATYCLRLLAQVERQQNLYFQQLLQLRERAEKAAAASALGGSSLQPWSFLARPAASKSRKREKRGAEFLARLLTAAGAENDDERQELRSASLFARAALSAGLGRGGALAGTEGWAEATSGGKGERVNGRGGQTRSPFTDGVVKVGGSQYWSLGQHAAIPESVWELQMADAVGAEAMRILDLVCRADAEYVSAVFPAIKRVCERLLSGGGLHLFTCVFHFYLHHYPHQLFSLDSFVQQYVAHLGLHYRSVLLTINALTFLNNNLQALVVKTNIFTRYFPVIFKLVAYHPRAAGSLLFPLLPAIVGPDTVMEVLHSLLDLPLTASFLERFDQEGAAAASLFASSFFASSKEVSAGALSLAAQAAATACDRTCPFLKALKAYLLRNEAGGRSVIWESDESEEVLVNLQVLWRRLPITSRLSAVCKIVPGCLQVYFRIVLNDAPPYYAEKVLRVLLERFLMLCPVEFYMDALNRLFLTMILQIFNRYPIFVISLRTQILQAVYRHLTVRGALLARHLCWVMGEYASPHLLTPSELSRWERPCAAEPEASGFSALRNLQGAHAGEAASSLPVVVRRAASSKTGAELFAGFFDALESLAYEATASVRPASSTLAFGSSPAGGSGDPLSFSRPARGGPLPPSSPSAFWRLRAGAAGSGALGAAPARAEGVAGVSPPGATGAEDAARLGREGEAWGQSASAPNGPGRPEESARGTRDGSRHDANLGVSSEEEDEETDSEDMSELDTSDELSLSSDEEREREEGRRRGESATLSSLPADAQTAPDQEELRLVFTPCFVCVVVTAMTKFALRYPAFMPRVVLCFSKLSRCFSSGEYASVRERVQTCLHLASKSSACASILQARVPSPIASLGPPPVSFDADGIERVCVFCSLNSVRIAPLQSLTQYCHTPYNFVPGPRLHLFELPGYPVDGTPDSQEIESRMAQYLFADHPQGVRQTRHMRISPYSGALPEAEVFALQDQGLASSPGEVTASLGGSPGNDTLPQRGVSPGMSSLAQNISASWDMASHEHTVTWEHARKSMAFVDDSGGLWSPLTSRPGGEEAADEGIPGSLFSQPSVTEMLLRRQIHQKDSVHD